In a genomic window of Muntiacus reevesi chromosome 1, mMunRee1.1, whole genome shotgun sequence:
- the HJV gene encoding hemojuvelin isoform X1, with translation MGDPGQSPSPWSPHGSPPTLSILTLLLLLCGHAYSQCKILRCNAEYVSSTLSLRGGGSPGALRGGGRGGGVGSSGLCRALRSYALCTRRTARTCRGDLAFHSAVHGIEDLMIQHNCSRQGPTAPPPPRGPVFPGAGPTRASGSPAPDPCDYEGRFSRLHRQPPGFLHCASFGDPHVRTFHHHFHTCRVQGAWPLLDNDFLFVQATSSPVASGANATTTRKLTIIFKNMQECIDQKVYQAEVDNLPAAFEDGSINGGDRPGGSSLSIRTANPGSHVEIRAAYIGTTIIIRQTAGQLSFSIRVAEDVARAFSAEQDLQLCVGGCPPSQRLSRSVRSRRGTITMDAARQLCKEGLPVEDAYFHSCVFDVVISGDPNFTVAAQAALEDARAFLPNLEKLHLFPSDAGVPLSSATLLAPLLSGLFVLWLCIQ, from the exons TGGCAGTCCCCCAACTCTAAGCATTCTCACTCTCCTGCTGCTCCTCTGTGGACATG cTTATTCTCAATGCAAGATCCTCCGCTGCAATGCTGAGTATGTATCTTCCACTCTGAGCCTTAGAGGTGGGGGTTCACCAGGAGCCCTTCGAGGAGGAGgccggggtggaggggtgggctcCAGCGGCCTCTGCCGAGCCCTCCGCTCCTACGCGCTCTGCACTCGGCGCACGGCCCGCACCTGCCGCGGGGAcctcgccttccattctgctgTGCACGGCATCGAAGACCTGATGATTCAGCACAACTGCTCCCGCCAGGGCCCCacggcccctcccccaccccggggcCCCGTCTTTCCTGGCGCAGGCCCGACCCGCGCCTCTGGCTCCCCAGCCCCAGACCCCTGTGACTATGAAGGCCGGTTTTCCCGACTGCACCGACAGCCCCCAGGCTTCTTGCACTGCGCCTCCTTCGGGGACCCTCACGTGCGCACCTTCCATCACCACTTTCACACGTGCCGTGTCCAAGGAGCTTGGCCCTTGCTGGATAATGACTTCCTCTTTGTCCAGGCCACCAGCTCCCCCGTGGCATCGGGAGCCAACGCCACCACCACACGGAAG CTCACCATTATATTTAAGAACATGCAGGAATGCATTGATCAGAAGGTCTACCAGGCTGAGGTAGACAACCTTCCCGCAGCCTTTGAAGATGGTTCTATCAATGGAGGTGATCGACCTGGGGGCTCAAGTTTGTCCATTCGAACGGCTAACCCTGGGAGCCATGTGGAGATCCGAGCTGCCTACATTGGCACAACTATAATCATTCGGCAGACAGCTGGGCAGctctccttctccatcagagtgGCCGAGGATGTGGCCAGGGCCTTCTCAGCTGAGCAGGACCTGCAGCTCTGCGTTGGGGGATGTCCTCCGAGTCAGCGGCTCTCCCGTTCAGTGCGCAGTCGTCGGGGAACTATAACCATGGATGCTGCCAGACAGCTGTGCAAGGAAGGGCTGCCGGTTGAAGACGCTTACTTTCATTCCTGTGTGTTTGATGTTGTCATCTCCGGTGACCCTAACTTTACTGTGGCAGCTCAGGCAGCTCTGGAGGACGCCCGGGCCTTCCTGCCAAACTTGGAAAAACTACACCTCTTCCCCTCAGATGCTGGGGTTCCTCTTTCCTCAGCAACCCTCCTAGCTCCACTTCTTTCTGGGCTCTTTGTTCTGTGGCTTTGCATTCAGTAA
- the HJV gene encoding hemojuvelin isoform X2 produces the protein MIQHNCSRQGPTAPPPPRGPVFPGAGPTRASGSPAPDPCDYEGRFSRLHRQPPGFLHCASFGDPHVRTFHHHFHTCRVQGAWPLLDNDFLFVQATSSPVASGANATTTRKLTIIFKNMQECIDQKVYQAEVDNLPAAFEDGSINGGDRPGGSSLSIRTANPGSHVEIRAAYIGTTIIIRQTAGQLSFSIRVAEDVARAFSAEQDLQLCVGGCPPSQRLSRSVRSRRGTITMDAARQLCKEGLPVEDAYFHSCVFDVVISGDPNFTVAAQAALEDARAFLPNLEKLHLFPSDAGVPLSSATLLAPLLSGLFVLWLCIQ, from the exons ATGATTCAGCACAACTGCTCCCGCCAGGGCCCCacggcccctcccccaccccggggcCCCGTCTTTCCTGGCGCAGGCCCGACCCGCGCCTCTGGCTCCCCAGCCCCAGACCCCTGTGACTATGAAGGCCGGTTTTCCCGACTGCACCGACAGCCCCCAGGCTTCTTGCACTGCGCCTCCTTCGGGGACCCTCACGTGCGCACCTTCCATCACCACTTTCACACGTGCCGTGTCCAAGGAGCTTGGCCCTTGCTGGATAATGACTTCCTCTTTGTCCAGGCCACCAGCTCCCCCGTGGCATCGGGAGCCAACGCCACCACCACACGGAAG CTCACCATTATATTTAAGAACATGCAGGAATGCATTGATCAGAAGGTCTACCAGGCTGAGGTAGACAACCTTCCCGCAGCCTTTGAAGATGGTTCTATCAATGGAGGTGATCGACCTGGGGGCTCAAGTTTGTCCATTCGAACGGCTAACCCTGGGAGCCATGTGGAGATCCGAGCTGCCTACATTGGCACAACTATAATCATTCGGCAGACAGCTGGGCAGctctccttctccatcagagtgGCCGAGGATGTGGCCAGGGCCTTCTCAGCTGAGCAGGACCTGCAGCTCTGCGTTGGGGGATGTCCTCCGAGTCAGCGGCTCTCCCGTTCAGTGCGCAGTCGTCGGGGAACTATAACCATGGATGCTGCCAGACAGCTGTGCAAGGAAGGGCTGCCGGTTGAAGACGCTTACTTTCATTCCTGTGTGTTTGATGTTGTCATCTCCGGTGACCCTAACTTTACTGTGGCAGCTCAGGCAGCTCTGGAGGACGCCCGGGCCTTCCTGCCAAACTTGGAAAAACTACACCTCTTCCCCTCAGATGCTGGGGTTCCTCTTTCCTCAGCAACCCTCCTAGCTCCACTTCTTTCTGGGCTCTTTGTTCTGTGGCTTTGCATTCAGTAA
- the HJV gene encoding hemojuvelin isoform X3: protein MQECIDQKVYQAEVDNLPAAFEDGSINGGDRPGGSSLSIRTANPGSHVEIRAAYIGTTIIIRQTAGQLSFSIRVAEDVARAFSAEQDLQLCVGGCPPSQRLSRSVRSRRGTITMDAARQLCKEGLPVEDAYFHSCVFDVVISGDPNFTVAAQAALEDARAFLPNLEKLHLFPSDAGVPLSSATLLAPLLSGLFVLWLCIQ, encoded by the coding sequence ATGCAGGAATGCATTGATCAGAAGGTCTACCAGGCTGAGGTAGACAACCTTCCCGCAGCCTTTGAAGATGGTTCTATCAATGGAGGTGATCGACCTGGGGGCTCAAGTTTGTCCATTCGAACGGCTAACCCTGGGAGCCATGTGGAGATCCGAGCTGCCTACATTGGCACAACTATAATCATTCGGCAGACAGCTGGGCAGctctccttctccatcagagtgGCCGAGGATGTGGCCAGGGCCTTCTCAGCTGAGCAGGACCTGCAGCTCTGCGTTGGGGGATGTCCTCCGAGTCAGCGGCTCTCCCGTTCAGTGCGCAGTCGTCGGGGAACTATAACCATGGATGCTGCCAGACAGCTGTGCAAGGAAGGGCTGCCGGTTGAAGACGCTTACTTTCATTCCTGTGTGTTTGATGTTGTCATCTCCGGTGACCCTAACTTTACTGTGGCAGCTCAGGCAGCTCTGGAGGACGCCCGGGCCTTCCTGCCAAACTTGGAAAAACTACACCTCTTCCCCTCAGATGCTGGGGTTCCTCTTTCCTCAGCAACCCTCCTAGCTCCACTTCTTTCTGGGCTCTTTGTTCTGTGGCTTTGCATTCAGTAA